One Pseudomonas rhizophila DNA window includes the following coding sequences:
- a CDS encoding ATP-binding protein, with translation MVIDWIKKIARRVPVPRSLLGRMLLLTLLVVLFAQTLSSLIWVSQLRATQLEGLVTSARSLAHSMTASVSYLRSLPVAYRPLVLDQLRSMGGTRFVVTLNDKPLGMDVLPVTPRKLAVLKAVDDVLRKSLGNSADISVKFVSPEDLRIFNGGLKLDELPRSWAHYALTLEPVNPPVLVTQIQMAPGEWLYIASLLPEPYTSLEEQSLPTQQVGFIVLTSSLLLLFIGLLVHWQSRPLKRLARAARDMSLGAEVEPVAEGGGSEVVEVGRAFNAMRERISRYLTERSQLFSAISHDLRTPITRLRLRVELLEDENLQAKFGRDLDELELLVKGALQCVKDTDIHENIEPVDLNHVLDCLVEPYLAPNGNGRVTQDGRALAPYPGKPLALKRCIGNLIDNALKYGQNAHLHIDDDDTAFILHVDDEGPGVPEQRLEQVFEPHFRLAGQQQGYGLGLGIARNIAHSHGGEVSLQNLREGGLRVTLQLPRSVD, from the coding sequence ATGGTCATTGATTGGATCAAGAAAATAGCCCGACGGGTGCCGGTGCCGCGTTCGTTGCTTGGAAGAATGCTGCTGCTGACCCTGCTGGTGGTGCTGTTCGCCCAGACCTTGTCCAGCCTGATCTGGGTCTCGCAACTGCGCGCCACCCAGCTCGAAGGCCTGGTCACCAGCGCCCGTAGCCTGGCCCATTCGATGACCGCCAGTGTCAGCTATCTGCGCTCGTTACCGGTGGCTTACCGGCCATTGGTGCTGGATCAATTGCGCAGCATGGGCGGCACGCGGTTTGTCGTCACGCTCAACGACAAACCCCTGGGCATGGACGTGCTGCCGGTTACGCCGCGCAAGTTGGCGGTGCTCAAGGCGGTGGACGACGTACTGCGAAAATCCCTGGGCAACAGCGCCGACATCTCGGTGAAGTTTGTCAGTCCCGAAGACCTGCGGATTTTCAACGGCGGCCTGAAGCTTGATGAATTGCCGCGCTCCTGGGCCCACTACGCCTTGACCCTGGAACCGGTGAACCCGCCGGTGCTGGTCACGCAAATCCAGATGGCGCCGGGCGAATGGCTGTACATCGCTTCGCTGCTCCCAGAGCCCTACACCAGTCTTGAAGAGCAGAGCCTGCCGACGCAGCAGGTCGGTTTCATCGTGCTGACCAGCAGCCTGTTGTTGCTGTTCATCGGTTTGCTGGTGCATTGGCAGAGCCGGCCCCTCAAACGCCTGGCCCGCGCGGCACGCGACATGTCCCTGGGCGCCGAAGTGGAACCGGTAGCTGAAGGCGGCGGCAGCGAAGTGGTGGAAGTGGGCAGGGCATTCAATGCCATGCGTGAACGCATCAGCCGTTACCTGACCGAACGCAGCCAATTGTTCAGCGCGATTTCCCATGACTTGCGCACGCCGATCACGCGGCTGCGCTTGCGGGTCGAACTGTTGGAGGACGAAAACCTGCAGGCCAAGTTCGGCCGCGACCTGGACGAGCTGGAGTTATTGGTCAAAGGTGCGTTGCAATGCGTCAAGGACACCGACATTCACGAAAACATCGAGCCGGTGGACCTCAACCATGTGCTCGATTGCCTGGTCGAGCCGTACCTGGCGCCCAATGGCAATGGTCGGGTGACCCAGGATGGCCGCGCGTTGGCGCCGTATCCTGGCAAGCCGCTGGCCCTCAAGCGCTGCATCGGTAACCTGATCGACAATGCGCTGAAGTACGGGCAAAACGCCCATTTGCACATCGATGACGATGACACCGCGTTCATCCTGCACGTCGACGACGAGGGGCCAGGTGTGCCGGAGCAACGTCTGGAGCAAGTCTTCGAACCGCACTTTCGCCTGGCCGGGCAGCAGCAGGGCTATGGCCTGGGCCTGGGCATCGCCCGCAACATCGCCCATAGCCATGGCGGCGAAGTCAGCCTGCAGAACCTGCGCGAGGGTGGGTTGCGGGTGACGTTGCAGTTGCCTCGCAGTGTGGATTAG